In the Ipomoea triloba cultivar NCNSP0323 chromosome 6, ASM357664v1 genome, one interval contains:
- the LOC116022787 gene encoding probable E3 ubiquitin-protein ligase LOG2, which yields MGNVGSSGVNGRRRSNSSRRRHPPPPPPPQQQPQPEISANQYVFAAATPYPSQYPNPNVPPYYQYPPYYPPPPPPSRPLPMSAPFDHPHRLDPSHADWISGRYPCRPMIPQPAPYVEHQKAVTIRNDVNLKKETLRLEPDNANPGKSLVAFTFDATVAGSMTVIFFAKEGEDCCLTPMKESVLPPVTVHFQKGLAQKFRQPPGTGIDLSAFEEAELSEGETDVYPLAIKAEASVDTQNESVDGNAVSGSMNSQITQAVFEKEKGKYHIRVVKQILWVNGMRYELQEIYGIGNSIEGEVDGNDPGKDCVICLSEPRDTTVLPCRHMCMCSGCAKLLRYQTNRCPICRQPVERLLEIKVNNDDAEE from the exons ATGGGTAACGTCGGAAGCAGTGGAGTGAACGGGCGGCGAAGAAGCAATAGCAGTCGGAGGAGGCAtccgccgccgcctccgccgccgcAGCAGCAGCCTCAGCCTGAGATTAGCGCCAACCAGTACGTGTTTGCAGCTGCGACGCCATACCCTTCCCAATACCCCAACCCTAACGTGCCGCCGTATTATCAGTACCCACCCTACtatccgccgccgccgcctccttCTCGGCCGTTACCGATGTCGGCTCCATTTGATCACCCGCACCGCTTGGACCCGTCCCATGCGGATTGGATTAGCGGGCGGTACCCGTGCCGGCCCATGATTCCCCAGCCCGCCCCATACGTGGAGCACCAAAAGGCGGTGACTATACGGAACGATGTTAATCTCAAGAAGGAGACGCTGAGGCTCGAGCCCGATAATGCGAATCCTGGAAAGTCCCTTGTGGCTTTCACTTTCGACGCCACAGTTGCAGGAAg CATGACAGTCATATTCTTTGCAAAAGAAGGTGAAGACTGTTGTTTGACTCCTATGAAGGAAAGTGTGCTCCCTCCTGTGACAGTTCATTTCCAAAAAGGTTTAGCTCAGAAGTTCAGACAGCCCCCTGGGACCGGCATTGACCTTTCAGCATTTGAAGAAGCAGAATTGTCTGAGGGTGAGACAGATGTGTATCCCCTGGCCATCAAGGCAGAGGCATCCGTAGATACCCAAAATGAATCAGTTGATGGAAACGCTGTGTCTGGGTCCATGAATTCCCAGATAACACAAGCGGTGTTTGAAAAGGAGAAAGGGAAATATCACATTAGGGTGGTCAAGCAAATTTTATGGGTCAATGGTATGAGGTATGAACTGCAGGAGATATATGGGATTGGAAATTCAATCGAAGGTGAAGTTGATGGAAATGATCCTGGGAAGGACTGCGTCATATGCCTTTCTGAACCTCGAGACACTACTGTCCTTCCCTGTCGGCACATG TGTATGTGTAGTGGTTGTGCAAAACTTTTGAGGTACCAAACAAATCGGTGTCCTATTTGCAGACAACCCGTTGAGCGTCTCTTGGAGATCAAGGTCAATAATGATGATGCCGAGGAATGA